A genomic window from Lycium barbarum isolate Lr01 chromosome 4, ASM1917538v2, whole genome shotgun sequence includes:
- the LOC132636362 gene encoding electron transfer flavoprotein subunit alpha, mitochondrial isoform X1: MAIGTMLSAFRKNSITSRITPFRSLSTLVLAEHEGGSIKTSSLSAVEAAKSLGEDNSISLLLAGSGHSLKEAAEHAASSHPSVSQVTPVSQVLIADSDKFTYPLAEPWAKLVHLVQQSSGYSHIIAASGSFGKNILPRAAALLDISPITDITKISGSNLFIRPIYAGNALSTVRYTGSSPCMLSIRATSFPVASEPADLKSNAASIDQVDLSTLDEDDAVGKSAYVKLSSQISERPDLGNARIVVTGGRGVKSAENFKMIDKLAEKIGAAVGATRAAVDAGFVPNDLQVGQTGKIVAPELYMAFGVSGAIQHIAGMRDSKVIVAVNKDADAPIFQVADYGLVGDLFDIIPELLEKLPEKK; encoded by the exons ATGGCTATTGGAACAATGCTCTCTGCATTCAGAAAAAATTCTATCACTTCACGTATAACCCCTTTTCGATCT CTTAGTACATTGGTTTTAGCTGAACATGAAGGAGGATCAATCAAAACCTCATCATTAAGTGCTGTGGAGGCTGCAAAATCGTTAGGCGAGGACAATTCGATATCGTTGCTTCTTGCTGGATCTGGTCATTCCCTGAAGGAAGCTGCGGAACATGCTGCATCATCCCACCCTTCCGTTTCTCAGGTAACTCCCGTTTCTCAG GTCCTTATTGCTGATTCTGACAAATTTACATACCCTTTGGCGGAACCATGGGCCAAATTAGTCCATCTTGTTCAGCAGAGTAGTGGCTATTCTCACATAATTGCTGCATCAGGTTCATTTGGGAAAAACATATTGCCGCGTGCAGCAGCTCTTCTGGACATTTCTCCAATTACTGATATCACAAAGATTTCTGGATCAAACCTCTTTATTAG GCCAATATATGCAGGAAATGCTCTTTCCACTGTTCGTTACACAGGTTCCAGCCCATGTATGTTGAGCATTAGAGCTACATCTTTTCCTGTTGCTTCAGAACCAGCTGATTTGAAATCTAATGCTGCCTCAATAGATCAGGTTGATCTTTCAACCTTGGATGAAG ATGATGCAGTTGGTAAGTCAGCATATGTAAAGCTTTCCTCCCAAATTTCGGAGCGCCCAGATCTTGGAAATGCACGTATTGTAGTTACTGGTGGACGAGGTGTAAAGAGTGCTGAGAACTTCAAAATGATAGATAAGCTTGCAGAGAAAATCGGTGCCGCAG TTGGTGCCACTCGTGCTGCAGTGGATGCTGGATTTGTTCCCAATGACCTCCAG GTTGGCCAAACTGGGAAAATTGTTGCCCCAGAATTATATATGGCATTTGGTGTTTCTGGAGCAATTCAACACATAGCAGGCATGAGAGATTCCAAGGTCATTGTTGCTGTAAATAAAGATGCAGATGCCCCCATATTCCAG GTCGCAGATTATGGACTTGTGGGTGATCTTTTCGACATCATTCCAGAGTTATTAGAGAAACTTCCTGAGAAAAAGTAG
- the LOC132636362 gene encoding electron transfer flavoprotein subunit alpha, mitochondrial isoform X2, which translates to MAIGTMLSAFRKNSITSRITPFRSLSTLVLAEHEGGSIKTSSLSAVEAAKSLGEDNSISLLLAGSGHSLKEAAEHAASSHPSVSQVLIADSDKFTYPLAEPWAKLVHLVQQSSGYSHIIAASGSFGKNILPRAAALLDISPITDITKISGSNLFIRPIYAGNALSTVRYTGSSPCMLSIRATSFPVASEPADLKSNAASIDQVDLSTLDEDDAVGKSAYVKLSSQISERPDLGNARIVVTGGRGVKSAENFKMIDKLAEKIGAAVGATRAAVDAGFVPNDLQVGQTGKIVAPELYMAFGVSGAIQHIAGMRDSKVIVAVNKDADAPIFQVADYGLVGDLFDIIPELLEKLPEKK; encoded by the exons ATGGCTATTGGAACAATGCTCTCTGCATTCAGAAAAAATTCTATCACTTCACGTATAACCCCTTTTCGATCT CTTAGTACATTGGTTTTAGCTGAACATGAAGGAGGATCAATCAAAACCTCATCATTAAGTGCTGTGGAGGCTGCAAAATCGTTAGGCGAGGACAATTCGATATCGTTGCTTCTTGCTGGATCTGGTCATTCCCTGAAGGAAGCTGCGGAACATGCTGCATCATCCCACCCTTCCGTTTCTCAG GTCCTTATTGCTGATTCTGACAAATTTACATACCCTTTGGCGGAACCATGGGCCAAATTAGTCCATCTTGTTCAGCAGAGTAGTGGCTATTCTCACATAATTGCTGCATCAGGTTCATTTGGGAAAAACATATTGCCGCGTGCAGCAGCTCTTCTGGACATTTCTCCAATTACTGATATCACAAAGATTTCTGGATCAAACCTCTTTATTAG GCCAATATATGCAGGAAATGCTCTTTCCACTGTTCGTTACACAGGTTCCAGCCCATGTATGTTGAGCATTAGAGCTACATCTTTTCCTGTTGCTTCAGAACCAGCTGATTTGAAATCTAATGCTGCCTCAATAGATCAGGTTGATCTTTCAACCTTGGATGAAG ATGATGCAGTTGGTAAGTCAGCATATGTAAAGCTTTCCTCCCAAATTTCGGAGCGCCCAGATCTTGGAAATGCACGTATTGTAGTTACTGGTGGACGAGGTGTAAAGAGTGCTGAGAACTTCAAAATGATAGATAAGCTTGCAGAGAAAATCGGTGCCGCAG TTGGTGCCACTCGTGCTGCAGTGGATGCTGGATTTGTTCCCAATGACCTCCAG GTTGGCCAAACTGGGAAAATTGTTGCCCCAGAATTATATATGGCATTTGGTGTTTCTGGAGCAATTCAACACATAGCAGGCATGAGAGATTCCAAGGTCATTGTTGCTGTAAATAAAGATGCAGATGCCCCCATATTCCAG GTCGCAGATTATGGACTTGTGGGTGATCTTTTCGACATCATTCCAGAGTTATTAGAGAAACTTCCTGAGAAAAAGTAG
- the LOC132636361 gene encoding probable protein phosphatase 2C 55 isoform X2, producing the protein MAVCGSRTSHTGHFVGNMAARRLHYCMSGNNSTVSYSNRSIENVRKANIILRNKCQPRNFMLSQYFRTSVAKITSQGFRILSPARFSSGTTSPGLSGDNSKEQAANTVDSSKGKIRLELNSGSFYLAHPAKAKTGGEDAHFICGPAQAIGVADGVGGWADHGIDAGEYARELMSNSISAIQEEPRDSIDLIRVLEKAHMRTKARGSSTACIIALTDEGLYAVNLGDSGFMLVRHGSAIFKSPVQQHGFNFPYQLGGSSAGDLPSLADVFKVTVAPGDVLVAGTDGLFDNLYDADIMGVVIHAAEDGLGPQMTAQKIAALAQQRAMDPIKPSPFSDAAKEAGFEYPGGKLDDITVVVSYITSNANL; encoded by the exons ATGGCTGTTTGTGGTTCAAGAACTTCTCATACTGGCCATTTTGTTGGCAATATGGCTGCTAGGCGCCTGCATTATTGTATGTCGGGAAATAATAGCACCGTCTCTTACAGCAATAGAAGCATTGAGAATGTTAGGAAAGCCAACATTATTTTGAGAAATAAATGCCAACCCCGCAACTTCATGTTATCTCAATATTTTAGAACTAGTGTTGCAAAGATAACGAGCCAAGGTTTTCGCATTTTATCACCTGCACGTTTCTCCTCTGGAACTACTTCTCCTGGCCTGTCAGGTGATAACTCTAAGGAACAAGCTGCAAATACTGTTGATTCTTCTAAAGGAAAGATACGCCTGGAGCTGAATTCGGGATCATTTTATCTGGCCCATCCTGCTAAAGCAAAAACTGGTGGAGAGGATGCTCATTTTATTTGTGGTCCTGCACAAGCTATAG GTGTAGCTGATGGTGTTGGTGGATGGGCTGATCATGGTATTGATGCGGGGGAATATGCTCGTGAATTAATGTCTAACTCGATATCCGCGATACAAGAGGAACCTAGGGATTCCATTGACCTAATTAGGGTCCTAGAGAAAGCTCACATGAGAACAAAAGCAAGAGGTTCTTCAACTGCTTGTATAATTGCACTCACTGATGAAGGTCTTTATGCTGTTAATTTAGGAGACAGCGGATTTATGTTGGTTAGGCATGGATCTGCTATATTTAAGTCCCCTGTACAACAGCACGGTTTTAATTTTCCATATCAACTGGGAGGCAGTAGTGCTGGTGATTTGCCTAGCTTGGCCGATGTGTTTAAAGTTACAGTAGCTCCAGGAGATGTCCTAGTTGCTGGTACTGATGGGCTTTTTGACAATTTATATGACGCTGATATCATGGGAGTTGTGATTCATGCTGCTGAAGATGGCTTAGGGCCGCAGATGACAGCTCAAAAGATAGCAGCATTGGCACAACAAAGAGCAATGGACCCAATTAAGCCGTCACCTTTCTCTGATGCAGCCAAAGAGGCGGGATTTGAGTACCCTGGGGGAAAACTTGATGACATAACTGTAGTTGTTTCTTATATAACTAGTAATGCCAATCTGTAA
- the LOC132636361 gene encoding probable protein phosphatase 2C 55 isoform X1, whose product MAVCGSRTSHTGHFVGNMAARRLHYCMSGNNSTVSYSNRSIENVRKANIILRNKCQPRNFMLSQYFRTSVAKITSQGFRILSPARFSSGTTSPGLSGDNSKEQAANTVDSSKGKIRLELNSGSFYLAHPAKAKTGGEDAHFICGPAQAIAIGVADGVGGWADHGIDAGEYARELMSNSISAIQEEPRDSIDLIRVLEKAHMRTKARGSSTACIIALTDEGLYAVNLGDSGFMLVRHGSAIFKSPVQQHGFNFPYQLGGSSAGDLPSLADVFKVTVAPGDVLVAGTDGLFDNLYDADIMGVVIHAAEDGLGPQMTAQKIAALAQQRAMDPIKPSPFSDAAKEAGFEYPGGKLDDITVVVSYITSNANL is encoded by the exons ATGGCTGTTTGTGGTTCAAGAACTTCTCATACTGGCCATTTTGTTGGCAATATGGCTGCTAGGCGCCTGCATTATTGTATGTCGGGAAATAATAGCACCGTCTCTTACAGCAATAGAAGCATTGAGAATGTTAGGAAAGCCAACATTATTTTGAGAAATAAATGCCAACCCCGCAACTTCATGTTATCTCAATATTTTAGAACTAGTGTTGCAAAGATAACGAGCCAAGGTTTTCGCATTTTATCACCTGCACGTTTCTCCTCTGGAACTACTTCTCCTGGCCTGTCAGGTGATAACTCTAAGGAACAAGCTGCAAATACTGTTGATTCTTCTAAAGGAAAGATACGCCTGGAGCTGAATTCGGGATCATTTTATCTGGCCCATCCTGCTAAAGCAAAAACTGGTGGAGAGGATGCTCATTTTATTTGTGGTCCTGCACAAGCTATAG CTATAGGTGTAGCTGATGGTGTTGGTGGATGGGCTGATCATGGTATTGATGCGGGGGAATATGCTCGTGAATTAATGTCTAACTCGATATCCGCGATACAAGAGGAACCTAGGGATTCCATTGACCTAATTAGGGTCCTAGAGAAAGCTCACATGAGAACAAAAGCAAGAGGTTCTTCAACTGCTTGTATAATTGCACTCACTGATGAAGGTCTTTATGCTGTTAATTTAGGAGACAGCGGATTTATGTTGGTTAGGCATGGATCTGCTATATTTAAGTCCCCTGTACAACAGCACGGTTTTAATTTTCCATATCAACTGGGAGGCAGTAGTGCTGGTGATTTGCCTAGCTTGGCCGATGTGTTTAAAGTTACAGTAGCTCCAGGAGATGTCCTAGTTGCTGGTACTGATGGGCTTTTTGACAATTTATATGACGCTGATATCATGGGAGTTGTGATTCATGCTGCTGAAGATGGCTTAGGGCCGCAGATGACAGCTCAAAAGATAGCAGCATTGGCACAACAAAGAGCAATGGACCCAATTAAGCCGTCACCTTTCTCTGATGCAGCCAAAGAGGCGGGATTTGAGTACCCTGGGGGAAAACTTGATGACATAACTGTAGTTGTTTCTTATATAACTAGTAATGCCAATCTGTAA